One Mycobacteroides salmoniphilum DNA segment encodes these proteins:
- a CDS encoding putative glycolipid-binding domain-containing protein: MLTWRAHDASRMESTRVQLSGRRIRAHGRFVAGASDAHPAFSASYDLVTDETGSTNRLSLSTTVAERERQLSIARDEEGMWTVQNHEGATRSAFDGALDVDVVFSPFFNALPIRRTGLYQQEGSAVLPVVYVTLPDLVVSPATISYRNDGKGIKVVSPVADTTVTVDDEGFLLEYPGLALRI; this comes from the coding sequence GTGCTGACCTGGCGCGCCCATGACGCGTCGCGGATGGAATCCACCCGGGTCCAACTATCGGGCCGGCGTATCCGTGCGCATGGCCGTTTTGTGGCCGGCGCGTCCGACGCGCACCCCGCTTTCAGCGCCTCCTATGACTTGGTGACCGACGAGACGGGCTCCACGAATCGGTTGTCCCTGTCGACCACCGTTGCCGAAAGGGAACGACAGCTGTCGATCGCCCGGGACGAAGAGGGCATGTGGACCGTGCAGAACCACGAGGGCGCGACGCGCTCCGCGTTCGACGGGGCGCTGGACGTCGATGTGGTGTTCAGCCCCTTCTTCAACGCACTTCCGATCCGTCGGACCGGCCTCTACCAGCAGGAAGGCAGCGCGGTGCTGCCCGTTGTCTACGTGACCCTGCCGGATTTGGTCGTCAGCCCCGCCACCATTAGCTACCGCAACGACGGCAAGGGCATCAAGGTGGTCTCGCCGGTCGCCGACACCACCGTCACCGTCGATGACGAGGGATTCCTGCTGGAATACCCGGGTCTGGCTCTCCGGATCTAG
- a CDS encoding prephenate dehydrogenase — protein sequence MNAAEHDHQHPPICVLGLGLIGGSLVRAATAAGRHVWGYNRSTEGADAARAAGFDATADLDLALRRARNAQALIVLAVPVPALPALLTRIAELAPECPLTDVTSVKSAVLQQVFEHGLAQRFVGGHPMAGTTESGWSAGDAKLFRDATWVVSVDDDVDPQVFAQVTRLALDCGSVVVPARSDEHDAAAAAISHLPHLLAEALAVTADGIPLAYSLAAGSFRDGTRVAATDPSLVRAMCESNPHGVLPALEEAMALLAATWNTLNAESSVELLVEAGHAARQRYEAHERFDITGISREDSAWREQLAEAGRQGGVLRTVP from the coding sequence ATGAACGCCGCCGAACACGACCACCAACACCCCCCGATCTGCGTACTTGGCCTCGGGCTCATCGGCGGCTCCCTGGTCCGCGCGGCCACCGCCGCAGGGCGGCACGTCTGGGGGTACAACCGTTCCACGGAGGGCGCAGACGCTGCACGGGCGGCAGGTTTCGATGCCACCGCCGATCTGGATCTGGCATTGCGGCGGGCGCGTAACGCCCAGGCTCTCATCGTGCTCGCGGTACCGGTCCCAGCCTTACCCGCACTCCTCACGCGCATCGCCGAGCTGGCCCCCGAATGCCCGCTTACCGACGTAACCAGCGTGAAATCAGCTGTCCTGCAACAGGTATTCGAGCACGGACTGGCGCAACGATTTGTCGGCGGCCATCCCATGGCAGGGACAACGGAATCGGGATGGAGCGCCGGGGACGCCAAGCTTTTCCGCGACGCGACCTGGGTGGTCAGCGTCGACGACGACGTTGATCCGCAGGTGTTCGCACAGGTAACACGGCTGGCGCTGGACTGCGGATCCGTCGTGGTCCCGGCACGCTCGGACGAGCACGACGCCGCCGCCGCCGCCATCTCGCACCTGCCGCATCTGCTCGCCGAGGCCCTGGCCGTCACCGCCGACGGGATCCCGCTGGCGTACTCCCTGGCCGCCGGATCGTTCCGGGACGGCACCCGGGTGGCCGCCACCGATCCGTCGCTGGTGCGCGCCATGTGCGAATCCAATCCGCATGGCGTGCTGCCGGCCCTCGAAGAGGCCATGGCGCTGCTCGCGGCGACGTGGAACACCCTGAACGCCGAGAGCTCGGTAGAGCTGCTGGTAGAGGCCGGTCACGCCGCGCGGCAGCGGTACGAGGCACACGAACGGTTCGACATCACCGGTATCAGCCGGGAAGACTCTGCCTGGCGCGAGCAGCTGGCCGAGGCAGGGCGGCAGGGCGGCGTGCTGCGGACCGTGCCCTAG
- a CDS encoding tRNA adenosine deaminase-associated protein, which produces MDAQRAKAAGPSAESLEGFGVAVVREEGRWRVTSLKAEALTDLAAAETELRELRSAGAVFGLLDVDEEFFIIIRPAPSGTHLLLSDATAAIDYDIAAEVLERLNIPVPELDSDELDEVDPWEEGDLGLLSDIGLPEPVLSVILSETDLYPDEQLGMIAARMGFADEFGAVLDKLDR; this is translated from the coding sequence ATGGACGCACAACGTGCCAAGGCCGCAGGGCCCAGCGCCGAAAGCCTGGAGGGCTTCGGCGTGGCCGTCGTTCGTGAAGAGGGTCGCTGGCGGGTGACGTCGTTGAAGGCTGAAGCGCTCACCGATTTGGCGGCAGCCGAAACCGAGCTACGCGAATTGCGTAGCGCTGGTGCTGTGTTCGGCCTGCTGGATGTGGACGAGGAGTTCTTCATCATTATCCGCCCGGCGCCCTCGGGGACGCATCTGCTGCTTTCCGATGCCACGGCGGCCATCGACTATGACATCGCTGCCGAGGTGTTAGAGCGGCTGAATATTCCTGTCCCGGAGCTCGATTCCGATGAGCTTGACGAGGTCGATCCGTGGGAGGAAGGCGATCTGGGCCTGCTCTCCGATATCGGGCTGCCCGAGCCGGTGCTCAGTGTGATCCTCAGTGAGACTGATCTCTATCCCGATGAGCAACTCGGGATGATCGCGGCGCGCATGGGCTTCGCCGACGAGTTCGGTGCGGTGCTCGACAAGCTGGATCGGTGA
- a CDS encoding nucleoside deaminase, with protein sequence MTFPDDEALIRAALVAAGEAGADDVPIGAVIYAADGTELARAANARERLGDPTAHAEVLVLREAAAKHGDGWRLEGATLAVTVEPCTMCAGALVLARVSRVVFGAWEPKTGAVGSLWDVVRDRRQAHRPEVRGGVLADECAALLESFFAAKR encoded by the coding sequence GTGACGTTTCCGGACGATGAGGCGCTGATTCGCGCGGCGCTGGTGGCCGCCGGGGAGGCCGGTGCCGACGATGTGCCGATCGGTGCGGTGATCTACGCCGCAGACGGTACAGAGCTGGCCCGCGCCGCCAATGCTCGTGAACGCCTTGGTGATCCGACGGCGCATGCCGAGGTTCTCGTGTTGCGCGAGGCCGCCGCGAAGCATGGCGACGGCTGGCGGCTGGAGGGGGCGACGCTGGCGGTGACCGTCGAGCCGTGCACCATGTGCGCCGGTGCGTTGGTGCTTGCGCGGGTTAGCCGGGTGGTGTTCGGGGCCTGGGAGCCCAAGACCGGGGCCGTGGGATCGCTATGGGATGTGGTGCGGGACCGTCGGCAGGCTCACCGCCCGGAGGTGCGCGGCGGCGTGCTCGCCGACGAGTGCGCGGCCCTGCTTGAGAGCTTTTTCGCAGCGAAAAGGTAG
- a CDS encoding SRPBCC family protein: MILFERSFVYTPLHVWDVMVDPDLWSLHTTGFRPEIGCEYRITHPAILGTRLVGTGVCTVVAANPGELLSVKFVGAVREGDPARWTISHRLTAENAATTLTTYLEGVDINDHSEKVLMRIVTESTARSAHLLGERLADRYRIPGAGSVGRTTPRSEQENTPKLR; the protein is encoded by the coding sequence ATGATCCTGTTCGAGCGGTCTTTCGTCTACACACCGCTGCACGTGTGGGATGTCATGGTCGATCCCGATCTGTGGTCACTACACACCACCGGGTTCCGGCCCGAGATCGGTTGCGAGTACCGCATCACCCACCCGGCCATCCTGGGCACCCGGCTGGTCGGCACCGGCGTCTGCACGGTCGTCGCTGCGAATCCGGGCGAACTGCTGTCGGTGAAGTTCGTGGGTGCGGTCCGGGAAGGCGATCCCGCCCGCTGGACCATCAGCCACCGTCTCACCGCCGAGAATGCAGCGACCACTCTCACGACGTATCTCGAGGGGGTCGATATCAACGATCACTCCGAGAAGGTGCTGATGCGCATCGTGACCGAGAGCACGGCACGATCCGCACACCTGCTCGGTGAGCGACTGGCGGATCGCTACCGGATACCGGGCGCCGGCTCCGTCGGCCGAACGACTCCGCGCAGCGAGCAAGAAAATACCCCCAAACTGCGCTAA
- a CDS encoding DUF4334 domain-containing protein, whose translation MTTTSDLLALEHGTTTPEALAFFDNLAPVRAEELIGQRWHGGEVPTGHSMDGILTVSGWYGKQFDDLNHVHPLLFSDGGGDIFAVDPMLAPMGLAGRISGLTESPMVKRTSPTALSALKPLIRTNKHRARLRNIEFRGAVSAAMVYDHKAIIDHFRKVDDATLLGIMDLRDMEQPYFFTLRRD comes from the coding sequence ATGACAACGACGTCGGATCTTCTCGCGCTGGAGCATGGCACCACCACCCCAGAAGCCCTGGCTTTCTTCGACAATCTGGCGCCCGTGCGAGCAGAGGAATTGATCGGCCAGCGCTGGCATGGCGGCGAGGTGCCCACCGGGCATTCGATGGACGGCATCCTGACGGTGTCGGGCTGGTACGGCAAGCAGTTCGACGACCTGAACCACGTGCATCCGCTGCTGTTCAGCGATGGTGGCGGCGATATCTTCGCGGTCGATCCGATGCTGGCCCCGATGGGGCTCGCGGGCCGGATCAGCGGCCTGACCGAGTCCCCGATGGTCAAGCGGACGTCTCCGACCGCGTTGTCCGCCCTCAAACCGTTGATCAGGACCAACAAGCACCGCGCCCGGCTGCGCAATATCGAGTTCCGCGGCGCCGTCAGTGCGGCCATGGTCTACGACCACAAGGCGATCATCGACCACTTCCGCAAGGTCGACGACGCCACGCTGCTGGGCATCATGGACCTGCGGGACATGGAGCAGCCGTACTTCTTCACGTTGCGCCGAGACTGA
- the tgt gene encoding tRNA guanosine(34) transglycosylase Tgt: MTDQYFSIDATLPGTAGRAGVIHTPHGDLQTPAFIAVGTKATVKAVLPETMAALGAQAVLANAYHLYLQPGPDIVDEAGGLGAFMNWPGPTFTDSGGFQVLSLGSGARKVMAMDVDRARSDDVLGALGAGAKKDKLAHVDDDGVTFTSHLDGSTHRFTPEVSMRIQHQLGADIIFAFDELTTLINTREYQEDSVQRTHEWAQRCLDEHEKLTRERAGKPYQALFGVVQGAQYEDLRRQAARGLESLASEEGRGFDGYGIGGALEKQNLGTIVGWVTSELPEHKPRHLLGISEPDDLFAAVAAGADTFDCVSPSRVARNAAVYTRDGRVNITGARYRRDFTPIDAECDCYTCTHYTRAYMHHLFKAKEMLGSTLATIHNERFTIGLVDRIRASIVDGCFDELREDTLGRYYR; the protein is encoded by the coding sequence ATGACTGATCAGTACTTCTCTATTGACGCCACCCTGCCCGGAACCGCGGGCCGGGCCGGCGTGATCCACACTCCGCACGGTGACCTCCAGACCCCGGCCTTCATTGCGGTCGGAACCAAGGCCACCGTCAAGGCGGTTCTGCCGGAAACCATGGCCGCGCTCGGAGCTCAGGCCGTGCTGGCCAACGCCTACCACCTGTACCTGCAGCCAGGTCCCGACATTGTGGACGAGGCCGGGGGGCTTGGGGCGTTCATGAACTGGCCGGGCCCGACATTCACCGACAGCGGCGGGTTTCAGGTGCTCTCGCTCGGCTCGGGGGCACGCAAGGTCATGGCGATGGACGTCGACCGGGCCCGCTCCGACGACGTCCTGGGCGCCCTGGGGGCCGGCGCGAAGAAGGACAAGCTTGCGCACGTCGACGACGACGGTGTCACCTTTACCTCGCACCTGGACGGGTCCACGCACCGGTTCACCCCTGAGGTGTCCATGCGTATCCAGCATCAGTTGGGCGCCGACATCATCTTTGCCTTCGATGAGCTCACCACGTTGATCAATACCCGGGAGTATCAAGAGGATTCGGTACAGCGCACCCACGAGTGGGCGCAGCGGTGCCTGGACGAACACGAGAAGCTGACGCGTGAGCGCGCCGGCAAGCCCTACCAGGCGTTGTTCGGGGTGGTGCAGGGCGCGCAGTACGAGGATCTTCGTCGCCAGGCCGCGCGTGGCCTGGAATCCCTTGCCAGTGAAGAAGGTCGAGGCTTCGACGGTTACGGGATCGGTGGCGCGCTGGAGAAGCAGAATCTGGGCACTATCGTCGGCTGGGTGACATCCGAACTGCCCGAACACAAACCACGTCACCTACTGGGAATCAGCGAGCCCGACGATCTCTTCGCCGCGGTTGCCGCGGGGGCGGACACCTTCGACTGTGTGTCCCCGTCACGCGTCGCGCGCAACGCCGCCGTCTATACCCGCGACGGCCGGGTGAACATCACCGGGGCCAGGTACCGCCGGGACTTCACCCCGATCGACGCCGAATGCGACTGTTACACCTGTACGCACTACACGCGGGCCTATATGCACCATCTATTCAAGGCCAAGGAGATGCTGGGCTCCACCTTGGCCACCATCCACAACGAGCGATTCACCATCGGACTGGTAGACCGCATCCGCGCCAGCATCGTGGATGGCTGCTTCGACGAGCTGCGTGAAGACACCCTGGGCCGCTACTACCGCTGA
- a CDS encoding cytochrome P450, with the protein MPTTTDPGTLLLQVLDPANRANPYPVYSQLVEQTQPGPVHPPGMAVSVLATFADCNAVLRHPQASSDRRKSKIVQRQLAQNPNLIARPSFLGLDAPDHTRLRKLASKAFAPKVINAMAEDIQDLVDRLLEDIAQRGSFNLVTDFAYPLPVAVICRMLGVPIEDEPEFGRASALLAQGLDPVFALTGQAPANMDERFQAAHWMWDYFADLIAARRRNLGDDLLSALIQVKEAGDQLTEEEIISTCTLLLIAGHETTVNLIANASLAMLRDPKQWKMLGQNAERAPRVIEETLRYDPPVHMVARVADGDMDVRGSTFPSGEWVLLMIAAAQRDPEIGPDLDVFDPDRGEIKHLAFGHGPHFCLGAPLARLEAKLALSSITARFPNARLAGEPSYKPNVTLRGLADLPVSIA; encoded by the coding sequence ATGCCTACTACGACCGACCCGGGCACGCTCTTGCTTCAGGTGCTCGACCCGGCCAATCGTGCCAACCCTTACCCGGTCTACAGCCAGCTGGTCGAGCAGACGCAGCCCGGTCCGGTCCACCCGCCGGGTATGGCGGTGAGCGTGCTGGCGACCTTCGCGGACTGCAACGCCGTGTTGCGCCACCCACAGGCGTCCTCGGATCGCCGCAAGTCGAAGATTGTCCAGCGACAGCTGGCGCAGAATCCCAACCTGATCGCCAGGCCCTCGTTCTTGGGGCTGGACGCCCCCGATCACACCCGGCTACGCAAGCTGGCGTCAAAGGCTTTCGCGCCCAAAGTGATCAATGCGATGGCCGAAGATATTCAGGACCTCGTGGACCGGCTTCTGGAAGACATCGCCCAGCGCGGCTCCTTCAACCTGGTCACGGATTTCGCTTATCCGCTGCCCGTCGCGGTGATCTGCCGAATGCTCGGGGTGCCGATCGAAGACGAGCCCGAATTCGGCAGAGCCTCCGCGCTGCTCGCCCAGGGGTTGGACCCGGTTTTCGCGTTGACCGGTCAGGCGCCCGCCAACATGGACGAACGATTCCAGGCCGCCCATTGGATGTGGGACTACTTCGCCGATCTCATCGCCGCCCGTCGGCGCAATCTTGGCGACGATCTGCTGTCGGCTCTGATCCAGGTGAAGGAGGCCGGCGATCAGCTCACCGAGGAAGAAATCATCTCCACGTGCACGCTGCTGCTCATTGCCGGACACGAGACCACCGTCAACCTGATCGCCAACGCGTCATTGGCCATGCTGCGCGATCCCAAGCAATGGAAAATGTTGGGGCAGAATGCTGAGCGTGCGCCACGGGTCATCGAGGAGACGCTGCGCTACGACCCGCCAGTGCACATGGTGGCGCGGGTCGCCGACGGCGACATGGATGTTCGAGGCTCTACGTTTCCCAGCGGGGAGTGGGTGCTGCTGATGATTGCTGCCGCGCAACGCGATCCGGAGATCGGCCCCGATCTGGACGTCTTCGATCCCGACCGAGGCGAGATCAAACACCTGGCCTTCGGGCACGGACCACACTTTTGTCTGGGTGCTCCGTTGGCCCGGTTGGAGGCCAAGCTGGCGTTGAGCTCGATCACGGCGCGGTTCCCTAACGCGCGGCTGGCCGGTGAGCCCAGCTACAAGCCCAATGTCACGCTGCGCGGGCTCGCCGATCTTCCGGTGAGTATCGCCTAG
- a CDS encoding ABC transporter permease subunit (The N-terminal region of this protein, as described by TIGR01726, is a three transmembrane segment that identifies a subfamily of ABC transporter permease subunits, which specificities that include histidine, arginine, glutamine, glutamate, L-cystine (sic), the opines (in Agrobacterium) octopine and nopaline, etc.), which yields MFRAVALALLALLAVAGCGGPAQETLRVGTEGVYAPFSFHDERTGELTGYDVDVARAVGEKLGRPVEFVEIPWDAIFAGLDSERFDVVANQVTITPERKTKYDLSEPYAVGEGVIVTRADDNTIHTLADVRGKVAAENATSNWSQIARDAGARVETVEGFTQSITLLSQGRVDVVINDSIAVYAYLASTGDPAVKIAGTTGERSEQGFAARKNSGLLPELDKALDQLSADGTLTRISEKYLKADASGTQKPQPGQGNSGPGRSDTQLVLDNLWPMARAMLTVTLPLTAISFTIGLVIALGVALARMSDRRVLSGLARIYISIVRGTPLLLQLFLIFFALPEFGLKISPFPAAVIAFSLNVGGYAAEIIRSSILSIPRGQWEAASSLGMSYSTTLWRIVIPQANRVAVPPLSNTLISLVKDTSLASAILVTDVMRTAQVAAAPTFQFFTLYVTAGVYYWIVCMAMSVVQDRLEERLAKSVAR from the coding sequence GTGTTTCGTGCCGTCGCGCTCGCACTTCTGGCACTACTGGCAGTAGCCGGTTGCGGAGGCCCGGCACAGGAGACGCTGCGGGTCGGCACTGAGGGGGTCTATGCGCCCTTCAGCTTCCATGACGAGCGCACCGGAGAGCTGACCGGATACGACGTGGATGTGGCTCGCGCTGTCGGCGAGAAATTGGGCCGCCCGGTGGAGTTCGTCGAGATCCCGTGGGACGCGATCTTCGCCGGATTGGACTCCGAGCGATTCGACGTCGTCGCCAATCAGGTGACGATCACCCCGGAGCGTAAGACCAAGTACGACCTGTCCGAGCCGTACGCGGTGGGCGAGGGCGTGATCGTTACCCGGGCCGACGACAACACCATTCACACCTTGGCGGATGTCCGCGGCAAGGTGGCTGCCGAGAATGCGACAAGCAACTGGTCGCAGATCGCCCGCGACGCCGGAGCCCGCGTGGAGACCGTGGAGGGCTTCACGCAATCGATCACGCTGTTGAGCCAGGGCCGGGTCGATGTCGTCATCAACGACAGCATCGCCGTCTACGCCTACTTGGCCAGCACCGGAGACCCCGCGGTGAAAATCGCGGGGACCACCGGTGAACGCAGCGAGCAGGGGTTCGCGGCACGAAAGAACAGCGGCCTGCTGCCCGAGTTGGACAAGGCGCTGGATCAGCTGTCGGCCGACGGAACATTGACCCGCATTTCCGAGAAGTACCTCAAGGCCGATGCCAGCGGCACCCAGAAACCACAACCGGGCCAGGGGAATTCCGGCCCGGGCAGGTCCGATACCCAGCTGGTTCTGGACAACCTCTGGCCGATGGCGCGCGCCATGCTCACGGTCACCCTTCCGCTGACCGCCATCAGCTTCACGATCGGGCTGGTCATCGCCCTCGGGGTGGCGCTGGCCCGCATGTCCGATCGTCGCGTGCTCTCCGGCCTGGCCCGGATCTACATCTCGATCGTCCGCGGCACACCACTGCTACTTCAGCTGTTTCTGATCTTCTTCGCGCTGCCCGAATTCGGACTGAAGATCAGTCCATTTCCCGCCGCGGTCATCGCATTCAGCCTCAACGTCGGCGGCTATGCCGCCGAAATCATTCGGTCGTCGATCCTGAGCATCCCCCGAGGACAGTGGGAGGCCGCCTCAAGCCTGGGCATGAGTTACAGCACCACGTTGTGGCGCATCGTTATTCCGCAAGCCAACCGCGTCGCGGTACCCCCGTTGTCCAACACGTTGATCTCTCTGGTGAAGGACACCTCACTGGCGTCGGCGATTCTGGTGACCGATGTGATGCGCACGGCGCAGGTGGCCGCCGCGCCGACATTTCAGTTCTTCACGCTCTACGTCACCGCCGGGGTCTACTACTGGATCGTCTGTATGGCGATGTCGGTGGTGCAGGACAGGCTGGAGGAACGCTTGGCGAAGTCTGTTGCGCGCTAG
- the gluQRS gene encoding tRNA glutamyl-Q(34) synthetase GluQRS: MTGAGRFAPSPSGDLHIGNLRTALLAWLLARSTGRRFLMRVEDLDTRTSTAVAQRQLADLAAIGLEWDEPVVWQSDRTSAYSEVLDALNSRGLLYECYCSRKDIAQAPTAPHAPPGAYPGTCRDLSESERAQRRVGRAERPPALRLRTENSTLTVSDTVHGEYTGLVDDFVVRRGDGVTAYNVAVVVDDHAQGIDQVVRGDDLLASAPRQAYLGALLGYPAPSYTHVPLVLNTAGARLAKRDGAVTIADVGAQRAFGVIGESLGYEAIDAADLLGQFDAGRIPRDPWIYPH; this comes from the coding sequence GTGACGGGTGCCGGTCGATTCGCGCCGAGCCCATCGGGCGACCTGCATATAGGCAATCTGCGCACCGCGTTGTTGGCGTGGCTGCTGGCGCGATCGACAGGGCGCCGGTTCCTCATGCGGGTGGAAGACCTGGATACCCGCACCAGCACCGCCGTGGCGCAACGCCAGCTGGCCGATCTCGCCGCGATCGGCCTGGAGTGGGATGAACCCGTGGTGTGGCAGAGCGATCGGACCAGCGCCTACAGCGAGGTGCTCGACGCGCTGAACTCCCGCGGCCTGTTATACGAATGCTATTGCAGCAGAAAAGATATCGCCCAAGCGCCGACGGCACCGCATGCCCCGCCCGGCGCATATCCAGGCACCTGCCGCGACTTGTCCGAATCCGAACGTGCACAGCGCCGTGTGGGCCGCGCCGAACGCCCGCCCGCGCTGCGGCTACGTACGGAGAACTCCACCCTCACCGTGTCGGACACAGTGCACGGTGAGTACACGGGCCTGGTCGACGATTTCGTGGTGCGCCGCGGTGACGGCGTGACCGCCTACAACGTCGCGGTGGTGGTCGACGATCACGCGCAGGGCATCGACCAGGTAGTCCGCGGCGACGACCTGCTGGCCTCCGCGCCCAGGCAGGCCTACCTGGGCGCGCTGCTGGGTTACCCGGCACCGAGCTACACCCACGTCCCGCTGGTTCTCAACACCGCGGGCGCACGGCTGGCCAAACGCGATGGCGCGGTAACCATCGCCGATGTGGGTGCGCAACGGGCATTCGGCGTAATCGGCGAATCGCTCGGATACGAGGCCATTGACGCCGCCGACCTACTGGGCCAGTTCGACGCGGGGCGCATCCCGCGCGACCCGTGGATATACCCGCACTGA
- a CDS encoding ATP-dependent DNA ligase: MDLPVMPPIAPMLAKPVAKIPGDASYEPKWDGFRSIVFRDGNDVELGSRNEKPLTRYFPELVTAVLAELPERCVIDGEIVIATESGLDFEALQQRIHPADSRVRLLAEQTPASFIAFDLLALGNADYTGRPFSERRSALTEALSKAGTSIHLTPATTDQTLAQRWFEEFEGAGTDGLIAKPLAIAYQPNKRVMFKIKPERTADCVVAGYRVHKSGDDALGSLLLGLYQDDGALASVGVIGAFPMAERKRLFQELQPLVTSLDDHPWNWAAHESGERTPQKNAGSRWNAGKDLSFVALRPERVVEVRYDHMEGVRFRHTAQFNRWRPDRDPHSCTYDQLERPIAFSLNEIVPGLV, translated from the coding sequence ATGGACCTGCCCGTCATGCCTCCAATCGCTCCAATGCTTGCGAAACCTGTCGCAAAAATCCCGGGCGATGCGTCGTATGAGCCCAAATGGGACGGGTTCAGGTCGATCGTCTTTCGTGACGGCAATGACGTAGAGCTGGGCAGCCGCAATGAAAAACCGCTGACCCGATACTTCCCCGAGCTGGTTACTGCCGTTCTGGCTGAGCTGCCCGAGCGCTGCGTGATCGACGGCGAGATCGTGATCGCCACCGAGTCCGGGCTGGACTTCGAGGCGCTCCAACAGCGGATTCACCCGGCGGATTCACGTGTGCGGCTACTGGCCGAGCAGACGCCCGCCTCGTTCATCGCATTCGATCTGCTCGCGTTGGGCAACGCGGACTACACCGGGCGGCCTTTCAGCGAGCGCCGTTCCGCACTGACCGAAGCCCTGTCCAAGGCCGGCACCTCTATTCATCTCACCCCCGCCACCACCGATCAGACCCTCGCGCAGCGCTGGTTCGAGGAGTTCGAGGGCGCCGGTACCGACGGTCTCATCGCGAAACCGTTGGCCATCGCCTACCAGCCCAACAAGCGAGTGATGTTCAAGATCAAACCCGAGCGGACCGCCGATTGCGTGGTGGCCGGGTATCGGGTTCACAAGTCGGGCGATGATGCCCTTGGGTCACTGCTGCTTGGTCTGTATCAGGACGACGGTGCATTGGCTTCGGTCGGCGTGATCGGTGCGTTCCCGATGGCCGAACGCAAGCGGCTCTTCCAGGAACTGCAACCGCTCGTCACCTCCCTCGACGATCACCCCTGGAACTGGGCGGCCCACGAGTCCGGTGAACGCACACCGCAGAAGAACGCGGGTTCTCGCTGGAATGCCGGCAAGGATCTGTCCTTTGTCGCGCTGCGTCCCGAGCGGGTGGTGGAGGTCCGCTATGACCATATGGAGGGCGTGCGGTTTCGCCACACCGCGCAATTCAACCGCTGGCGCCCGGATCGCGATCCTCATTCGTGCACCTACGACCAGCTGGAACGGCCAATCGCGTTCAGTCTCAACGAGATTGTTCCGGGCCTGGTGTGA